From Spirosoma aerolatum, one genomic window encodes:
- a CDS encoding ABC transporter permease: MLLNYIKIAWRNLVRNKAFSAINIVGLALGLATCLLISLYLFNELSYDRYSEKADRIVRVVFQAITNGGQINEANVMPPVASTLKADYPEVEEATRIRAAGAPSITVGDKTFRDDQIAFVDSNFFQVFTLPLLQGDAKTALIQPNTAVITQAMAHQLFGTENPIGKSIPIKSWNALFRVTGVIKKVPVNSHFHFDMFVSMAGNSDAKSPSWMTSSYHTYLVLAKGYDPAKLEAKMPQLVSKYMAPQLQQAFGMTLSQFRQKGNDVRFLLQPLTDIHLRSNLTGELEPNGDAQYVYIFGAIALFMLIIASINFMNLSTAGASKRAKEVGIRKVMGSVRQSLTSQFLIESLLLTAIALVLAVGLVYLTLPLFNELAGKELTFNFSTKPWLLPGLLLLGVVVGLLAGSYPAFFLSSFRPVQVLKGTKFTGDRKSIGLRSGLVVVQFFISITLMIGTTVVYRQLSYIQNKRLGYDKDQVLVLPETWQLGNQAEVFRNLVMQDPRVVNVSTSGYLPAGPSYNNNYMIYPESNSTQLVKTLRYEVDYNYIPTLGMQMAYGRNFSKAYGTDSSGVILNETAARTFGWNGNALGHTITHTENDGKLGTYRVVGVVKDFHFRSMHEAISPLVMVLGSTSGAVIVKIKTKDIRGLLASLKKQWEQLTTEAPFTYSFLDERFNNTYLAEQKTGRILGLFAGLTIFVACLGLFGLATFMAEQRTKEIGVRKVLGASVPSIVGLLSKDFLKLVAMAIVLASPVAWYAMNRWLADFAYKIDIEWWMFVLAGVLAVGIALLTVSFQSIKAALMNPVKSLRAE, encoded by the coding sequence ATGCTCCTTAACTATATCAAAATCGCCTGGCGGAATCTGGTTCGCAACAAAGCTTTTTCAGCCATCAATATTGTCGGGTTGGCGCTCGGGTTGGCCACATGCCTGCTCATCAGTTTGTACCTGTTCAATGAACTGAGTTATGACCGCTACAGCGAAAAAGCCGACCGGATTGTGCGGGTCGTTTTTCAGGCCATTACGAATGGTGGACAGATCAATGAGGCCAATGTGATGCCACCTGTTGCCTCAACGTTAAAAGCTGACTACCCGGAAGTGGAAGAAGCGACCCGTATCCGGGCTGCCGGGGCACCATCGATCACGGTGGGCGATAAAACGTTTCGGGATGATCAAATTGCGTTCGTCGACTCCAACTTCTTTCAGGTATTTACCCTACCCCTGCTTCAGGGCGATGCCAAAACAGCGCTGATCCAGCCCAACACGGCTGTTATCACCCAGGCGATGGCGCATCAACTTTTTGGTACTGAAAACCCGATTGGAAAATCGATACCAATCAAAAGCTGGAATGCCCTCTTTCGGGTAACCGGTGTAATCAAAAAAGTACCCGTCAACTCGCACTTTCATTTCGATATGTTTGTGTCGATGGCCGGGAATTCCGATGCCAAATCGCCTTCGTGGATGACATCGAGCTATCACACGTATTTGGTACTTGCCAAAGGATACGATCCCGCAAAGCTGGAAGCGAAAATGCCACAGTTGGTCAGCAAATACATGGCGCCACAACTTCAACAGGCCTTTGGTATGACGCTAAGCCAGTTCCGCCAGAAGGGCAACGATGTTCGCTTTCTGCTTCAACCCTTAACCGATATTCATCTGCGCTCGAACCTGACGGGTGAGCTGGAACCCAACGGTGATGCGCAGTATGTCTATATTTTCGGGGCCATTGCCCTGTTTATGCTGATCATCGCCAGTATCAACTTCATGAACCTGAGTACAGCCGGAGCCTCGAAACGGGCCAAAGAAGTGGGCATCCGGAAGGTAATGGGCTCGGTGCGCCAGAGCCTGACCAGCCAGTTTCTAATCGAGTCGCTGCTCTTAACCGCTATTGCGCTGGTGCTGGCCGTCGGGCTGGTTTATCTGACCTTACCCCTTTTCAATGAACTGGCTGGCAAAGAACTCACCTTCAATTTTTCGACCAAACCCTGGCTTCTGCCGGGTTTATTATTGCTGGGTGTGGTCGTGGGCCTACTGGCGGGCAGCTACCCTGCCTTTTTCCTGTCGTCGTTCAGGCCCGTTCAGGTGCTGAAAGGAACCAAGTTCACGGGCGACCGAAAGAGTATTGGCCTGCGAAGTGGCCTGGTGGTAGTTCAGTTTTTCATTTCAATCACGCTAATGATTGGCACGACGGTCGTGTACCGGCAACTCAGCTACATTCAGAATAAACGGCTGGGTTACGATAAAGATCAGGTACTGGTACTACCCGAAACATGGCAGTTAGGCAACCAGGCAGAGGTGTTCCGCAACCTGGTTATGCAGGACCCTCGGGTGGTCAATGTCAGCACATCGGGGTATTTACCAGCGGGGCCGAGCTACAACAACAACTACATGATTTACCCTGAGTCTAACTCAACGCAGTTGGTCAAAACGCTACGGTACGAGGTTGATTACAATTATATTCCGACGCTGGGTATGCAGATGGCTTACGGTCGAAATTTCTCCAAAGCCTATGGCACCGACTCGTCGGGGGTAATTCTGAACGAAACAGCCGCCCGCACGTTTGGCTGGAACGGTAATGCGCTTGGCCATACGATTACACATACGGAAAACGATGGCAAGCTGGGAACGTATCGGGTTGTTGGTGTAGTAAAGGATTTCCATTTCCGCTCGATGCACGAAGCCATTTCGCCCCTGGTCATGGTGCTGGGTAGTACCTCTGGCGCTGTCATCGTGAAAATTAAAACCAAAGACATTCGTGGACTATTGGCTTCGCTAAAAAAGCAATGGGAGCAACTGACCACCGAAGCGCCATTTACCTACTCGTTCCTGGATGAACGCTTCAACAATACCTATCTGGCCGAACAGAAAACCGGGCGCATTCTGGGTCTTTTCGCCGGGCTGACCATTTTTGTAGCCTGCCTGGGCCTGTTTGGACTGGCGACGTTCATGGCGGAGCAGCGTACCAAAGAGATTGGCGTTCGGAAGGTATTGGGTGCCAGTGTTCCAAGTATCGTCGGTCTCCTTTCTAAAGATTTTCTGAAGCTGGTGGCTATGGCCATTGTGCTGGCAAGTCCGGTGGCCTGGTACGCCATGAACCGATGGCTGGCTGATTTTGCCTATAAGATCGACATCGAATGGTGGATGTTTGTGCTGGCGGGTGTACTGGCAGTCGGCATTGCGCTGTTGACCGTGAGTTTCCAGAGCATCAAAGCCGCGCTGATGAATCCGGTGAAATCGTTACGGGCAGAATAA
- a CDS encoding Uma2 family endonuclease, with protein MEAVIDQPTEFEDEKMSSYNHSELQSNLAFLLKLSYRTQYSILTELDFDFASGKARPDLAIMPKRKADWLADEIVVQDVPLTTIEILSPEQSLNSLTERIYKKHFPAGVKSVWLVVPTVQTVSILLPDRRQLNFANGLVADPVTGIQLQLSEIFEG; from the coding sequence ATGGAGGCCGTCATTGATCAACCCACCGAGTTCGAAGATGAAAAAATGTCGAGTTATAATCATTCTGAGTTGCAGAGCAATCTGGCTTTCCTGCTGAAACTCTCTTATCGTACTCAATACAGTATCCTGACAGAGCTTGATTTCGATTTTGCATCTGGCAAGGCCCGCCCTGACCTCGCTATTATGCCCAAACGGAAAGCCGATTGGCTAGCCGATGAAATTGTTGTACAGGATGTTCCGTTAACAACCATCGAGATTCTCTCTCCTGAACAAAGCTTGAACAGCCTGACCGAACGCATTTACAAAAAACATTTCCCGGCCGGTGTGAAGTCCGTCTGGCTGGTGGTACCCACTGTTCAAACCGTTTCCATTCTATTGCCAGATCGTCGCCAGCTTAACTTTGCGAATGGCCTCGTCGCTGATCCCGTAACCGGCATTCAACTCCAGTTGAGCGAAATCTTTGAAGGCTAA